Proteins encoded within one genomic window of Vicinamibacterales bacterium:
- the rho gene encoding transcription termination factor Rho, which translates to MDTDSKTEQAQAVAERPAPAKEAKPEAKAEQPEQAPPAAPRSSPGPETKVDLATLKEMSTQELTKIAKQLDVPGVTGMRKQELIFQILRCRAEKSGNLFSEGVLETLPDGFGFLRAPNYNYLPGPDDIYVSPSQIRKFDLQTGDTVSGQIRQPKEGERYFALIKVEAVNFEPPDRIRDRVFFENLTPLYPQERIRLEAASDNLSARVMDLMVPIGKGQRGLIVAPPRTGKTMLLQNIANSITANHPEVYLIVLLIDERPEEVTDMQRSVKGEVISSTFDEPAQRHVQVAEMVIEKAKRLVEHKKDVVILLDSVTRLARAYNTIVPASGKVLSGGVDSNALQRPKRFFGAARNIEEGGSLTIVATALIDTGSRMDEVIFEEFKGTGNLEIHLDRKLADRRVFPAIDIQKSGTRKEELLIPKEDLNRTWVLRKVLTPLSPVEGMELLLSKMGKTKSNAEFLGSMANGK; encoded by the coding sequence GTGGACACTGATAGCAAGACTGAGCAGGCGCAGGCGGTAGCGGAACGACCCGCTCCGGCCAAGGAGGCCAAACCCGAGGCCAAGGCGGAACAACCGGAACAAGCGCCGCCGGCGGCGCCGCGGTCCTCCCCTGGGCCGGAAACCAAGGTCGACCTGGCGACGCTCAAGGAGATGAGCACCCAGGAGCTGACCAAGATCGCCAAGCAGCTCGACGTGCCGGGCGTCACCGGCATGCGCAAGCAGGAGCTGATCTTCCAGATCCTGCGCTGCCGCGCCGAAAAGTCCGGCAACCTCTTCTCCGAGGGGGTGCTCGAAACCCTGCCCGACGGCTTCGGTTTCCTCCGCGCACCGAACTACAACTACCTGCCCGGTCCCGACGACATCTACGTCTCCCCTTCGCAGATTCGCAAGTTCGACCTGCAGACCGGCGACACCGTCAGCGGCCAGATCCGCCAGCCCAAAGAGGGAGAGCGCTACTTCGCGCTGATCAAGGTCGAAGCGGTCAATTTCGAGCCGCCGGACCGCATCCGCGATCGCGTCTTCTTCGAGAACCTGACGCCGCTCTATCCGCAGGAGCGGATCCGGCTCGAGGCCGCGTCCGACAACCTGTCGGCGCGCGTCATGGACCTGATGGTCCCGATCGGCAAGGGGCAGCGCGGGCTGATCGTCGCGCCGCCGCGCACCGGCAAGACGATGCTGCTGCAGAACATCGCCAACAGCATCACCGCCAATCACCCCGAGGTCTACCTCATCGTCCTGCTCATCGACGAGCGGCCTGAAGAAGTCACCGACATGCAGCGGTCGGTGAAGGGCGAGGTCATTTCGTCGACCTTCGACGAGCCGGCCCAGCGCCACGTGCAGGTCGCCGAGATGGTGATCGAGAAGGCCAAGCGCCTCGTCGAGCACAAGAAGGACGTCGTCATCCTGCTCGACTCGGTCACCCGTCTGGCCCGCGCCTACAACACCATCGTGCCGGCGTCGGGCAAGGTGCTGTCGGGCGGCGTCGACAGCAACGCCCTGCAGCGGCCGAAGCGCTTCTTCGGCGCCGCGAGAAACATCGAAGAAGGCGGCTCCCTCACCATCGTCGCGACCGCGCTCATCGATACCGGCTCGCGAATGGACGAAGTGATCTTCGAAGAGTTCAAGGGCACCGGCAACCTCGAGATTCACCTCGACCGCAAGCTCGCCGACCGCCGCGTGTTCCCCGCCATCGACATCCAGAAGAGCGGGACGCGGAAGGAAGAGCTGCTCATCCCGAAAGAGGATCTCAACCGCACGTGGGTCCTGCGCAAGGTGCTCACCCCGCTCTCCCCCGTCGAAGGCATGGAGCTGCTGCTCTCGAAGATGGGCAAGACGAAGAGCAACGCGGAGTTCCTGGGTTCGATGGCCAACGGCAAGTAA
- a CDS encoding PadR family transcriptional regulator: MADPRNHLPLKPLDLELLIALAGEDRHGYGLVQAVAEHTDGLLQLDPGNLYRVIKRLLDDGLVAEAGHRTADEAAAERRRYYRLTPLGGRVLAAELDRLRALVNAPGTRDLARRWTS; this comes from the coding sequence ATGGCCGATCCGCGCAATCACCTGCCCCTCAAACCGCTCGACCTCGAGCTGCTCATCGCGCTCGCCGGCGAGGATCGCCACGGATACGGCCTCGTCCAGGCGGTCGCCGAGCACACCGACGGGCTGCTCCAGCTCGACCCGGGCAATCTCTATCGCGTCATCAAGCGGCTGCTCGACGACGGTCTCGTCGCCGAGGCGGGGCACCGGACCGCCGACGAGGCCGCGGCCGAACGGCGCCGCTACTACCGACTCACGCCGCTCGGGGGACGCGTGCTGGCCGCCGAACTGGACCGCTTGCGAGCGCTCGTCAACGCACCCGGCACGAGGGACCTCGCGCGGCGGTGGACGTCGTGA
- a CDS encoding ribonuclease H-like domain-containing protein, producing MMDLKARLRGIVSGGAPVTPRDPTEPQIDRSPDDRVDARGGATQRNELTYEPDTGRYEASIDLERVADVLGGRVVSNRYGRALAIERRYESDRLHGCRRVGDCEVADDDLLRLLDPGLPPPDAVGERTLFVDLETTGLSGGAGTVAFLVGIGWFDLGAFQVRQFLLASYASERALLCAVAECFDAAALLVTYNGKTFDVPMMETRWMFHRMPMPLRSVRHFDMLHPARRLWGCRSADTGIEGQSRASKDAGGCRLGTLERVLCDVTRAGDVPGMEIPARYFRFLRSGDARPLEPVLEHNRLDLVSLAAVAAHAVELVEHGAPRCRDAAEALALGKVYERGGVLDRANDCYRHAADAPGAPAEVSGEALYRLGVRLRRDRRFANAAEIWRRILTLPGRSELLRTLRQFATEALAVHHEHREKDYQGARDLALTLLDDETFETRARVRHRLARLDRKIASNGDSQLFA from the coding sequence ATGATGGACCTCAAAGCGCGGCTTCGCGGGATCGTCAGCGGCGGTGCGCCGGTGACACCTCGGGACCCAACCGAGCCGCAGATCGATCGCAGCCCGGACGACCGAGTCGACGCACGCGGCGGCGCGACGCAGAGAAACGAGCTCACCTACGAGCCCGACACCGGCCGCTACGAGGCCAGCATCGATCTCGAGCGCGTCGCCGACGTGCTGGGCGGACGCGTCGTGTCGAACCGCTATGGTCGGGCCCTGGCGATCGAACGGCGATATGAGTCGGATCGGTTGCATGGCTGCCGGCGGGTGGGCGATTGCGAGGTGGCCGACGACGATCTCCTGCGGTTGCTCGACCCTGGCCTGCCGCCGCCCGACGCCGTTGGAGAGCGGACGCTGTTCGTCGATCTCGAGACGACCGGGTTGAGCGGCGGCGCCGGCACCGTGGCGTTTCTCGTCGGGATCGGCTGGTTCGACCTCGGCGCGTTTCAGGTGCGGCAGTTCCTGCTCGCGAGCTATGCCAGCGAGCGCGCGCTGCTCTGCGCGGTCGCCGAGTGCTTCGATGCCGCGGCACTGCTCGTGACCTACAACGGCAAGACGTTCGACGTGCCGATGATGGAGACGCGCTGGATGTTCCACCGCATGCCGATGCCGCTCAGGTCGGTGCGCCACTTCGACATGCTGCATCCGGCCCGGCGTCTGTGGGGCTGCCGCTCGGCAGACACCGGCATCGAGGGGCAGTCCCGGGCGTCAAAGGACGCCGGCGGCTGCCGTCTCGGCACCCTCGAACGCGTGCTGTGCGACGTGACGCGGGCCGGCGACGTGCCCGGTATGGAGATTCCCGCCCGCTATTTCCGTTTCCTGCGCAGCGGCGACGCCCGACCGCTGGAGCCGGTCCTCGAACACAACCGGCTCGATCTGGTGTCGCTGGCCGCCGTCGCCGCACATGCAGTGGAGCTCGTGGAGCACGGGGCGCCGCGCTGCCGCGACGCCGCCGAAGCGCTGGCGCTGGGAAAAGTCTATGAGCGGGGCGGCGTGCTGGATCGCGCGAACGACTGCTATCGGCACGCCGCAGACGCTCCAGGCGCGCCGGCCGAGGTCAGCGGGGAGGCCTTGTATCGATTGGGCGTGCGCTTGCGGCGCGATCGCCGGTTCGCGAACGCCGCCGAGATCTGGCGGCGGATCCTGACGCTGCCGGGGCGCAGCGAGCTGCTGCGGACGCTGCGCCAGTTCGCCACCGAAGCGCTGGCCGTTCACCACGAGCATCGCGAGAAGGACTATCAGGGCGCGCGCGATCTTGCGCTCACGCTCCTCGACGACGAAACCTTCGAGACCCGCGCGCGCGTCCGCCATCGCCTGGCCAGGTTGGATCGGAAGATCGCCTCAAACGGCGACAGCCAGCTATTTGCATAG
- a CDS encoding aldo/keto reductase, with protein MQDRTFGRTGWRVSEIGYGMWGMAGWTGSDDEESSRSLDRAVELGCTFFDTAWAYGEGRSERLLGALLKRHAGRELYAATKIPPKNRQWPARDSYALDEVFPADYIREYTETSLRNLGVETMDLQQFHVWNDAWAADDRWQRAVSELKEQKLVRAIGISINRWQPENVLRTLATGLIDAVQVVYNVFDQAPEDKLFPECQRRNIAVIARVPFDEGSLTDTLTADARWPEGDFRNIYFQPDNLKNTLERVAALRPVVPAGMSMPQLALRHILEHPAVSTVIPGMRKLRHVEANLASSDGHRLPAQLVAELRGHRWDRWIDIP; from the coding sequence ATGCAGGATCGCACGTTCGGGCGCACGGGATGGCGGGTCTCCGAGATCGGCTATGGCATGTGGGGCATGGCCGGCTGGACGGGATCCGACGACGAAGAGTCGTCGCGGTCCCTCGATCGCGCCGTCGAGCTCGGCTGCACGTTCTTCGACACGGCGTGGGCCTACGGCGAGGGACGCAGCGAACGGCTCCTCGGCGCGCTGCTGAAGCGGCACGCCGGCCGGGAGCTTTACGCCGCCACCAAGATTCCGCCGAAGAACCGGCAGTGGCCGGCGCGCGACAGCTACGCGCTGGACGAGGTGTTCCCCGCCGACTACATCCGCGAGTACACCGAAACCAGCCTGCGCAATCTCGGTGTCGAGACGATGGACCTGCAGCAGTTCCACGTCTGGAACGACGCCTGGGCGGCCGACGACCGCTGGCAGCGGGCGGTTTCAGAGCTCAAAGAGCAGAAACTGGTGCGCGCCATCGGCATCAGCATCAATCGCTGGCAGCCGGAGAACGTGCTGCGGACGCTCGCTACCGGCCTCATCGACGCCGTGCAGGTTGTCTACAACGTCTTCGACCAGGCGCCGGAAGACAAGCTGTTTCCGGAATGCCAGCGGCGGAATATCGCCGTCATCGCCCGGGTCCCCTTCGACGAGGGCAGCCTCACCGACACGCTGACCGCCGACGCGCGATGGCCCGAAGGGGACTTCCGGAACATCTACTTTCAGCCGGACAACCTGAAGAACACGCTCGAGCGGGTTGCGGCCCTCAGGCCGGTGGTCCCCGCCGGCATGTCGATGCCGCAACTCGCCTTGCGGCACATCCTGGAGCATCCAGCGGTCAGCACGGTGATTCCCGGGATGCGCAAGCTGCGGCACGTCGAGGCGAACCTGGCGAGCAGCGACGGACACCGGCTTCCCGCCCAGCTCGTCGCGGAGCTGCGCGGCCACCGCTGGGATCGCTGGATCGACATTCCCTGA
- the yihA gene encoding ribosome biogenesis GTP-binding protein YihA/YsxC — MKVVEARFVTSATGAGDVPHDGVPHVALVGRSNVGKSSLINALARNRSLARTSAAAGKTRLANLYRFEVDGGPGGPGRWSVHLADLPGYGYARGGRESVEELRRIAEGYFTFDGIAGVLHLVDARHPGLESDLDAAAWLKTLHVQTATVATKIDKLSRSERTRNLKDLERQLGTTAVTPTAAVSGEGLDDLWTLIARLSRRRR; from the coding sequence ATGAAGGTGGTCGAGGCGCGGTTCGTCACGAGCGCGACCGGGGCTGGAGATGTTCCGCACGACGGCGTGCCGCACGTGGCGCTCGTCGGGCGGTCCAATGTCGGGAAATCGTCGTTGATCAACGCGCTCGCGAGGAACCGGTCCCTCGCCCGGACGAGCGCGGCGGCCGGCAAGACGCGGCTCGCGAACCTGTATCGCTTCGAGGTCGATGGCGGCCCTGGCGGTCCAGGCCGCTGGAGCGTGCACCTGGCCGATCTCCCCGGTTATGGGTATGCGCGCGGCGGCCGCGAATCGGTCGAAGAGCTGCGGCGGATCGCGGAAGGATATTTCACGTTCGACGGGATCGCCGGGGTCCTGCATCTCGTCGACGCACGGCACCCGGGACTCGAATCTGATCTGGATGCGGCGGCATGGCTGAAGACACTCCACGTGCAAACGGCGACGGTGGCGACGAAGATCGACAAACTGTCGCGCAGCGAACGGACCAGGAATCTCAAGGACCTGGAACGGCAACTCGGAACAACGGCCGTAACCCCGACAGCGGCGGTCAGCGGCGAAGGACTGGACGATCTGTGGACACTGATAGCAAGACTGAGCAGGCGCAGGCGGTAG
- a CDS encoding ABC transporter permease → MIFSCLILLFPRAFRDAFGAEMRQVFEAQLAAARARGGRPAAWALMARTAPRMAAAAWCESRDSRAGRRGPLVQWTDLRYTVRRLAAAPGFTVAVVGTLGLCIGANLTIFSVVHAVLLRPLPFPEPDRLVTIYNTYPRANVPDDGATVANYYERRGRIPALRGVSLYRNDAAIVGDTGRTEREFVMRVSPDFFATLGVRLLLGRPFGDDETLFGNDRVVILSEPYWRQRYAADPAVVGRAIRIDGVPFMVVGVLPPDFGFLSSAARLFLPLSSGVDDRSSARRHWGSSSSMVARLAPGVSLNEAQSQVDARDAVMERQNPQAARMADAGYRSLVVPMHARHVASARSALLLLQAGAGTLLLIGLVNVGNLFLVRAGSRARELAVRRAIGARASHIVAAVLAETLVLSAAGAAVGLLVASGGVSLFGRLGASRLPLGSRIGLDATAVLVAMAAAVAIALVLGTAMALHHLRGDARLVPRFDTRGGTAGPRARRTRHAILVAQIALSLVLLSSAVIVASNVRSLERVSPGFSPDQLLTAQVSLPYARYRTSASLESFLDRLHTNLARVPGIVNAGIATNIPLSGSAIKSAATINGRSVQHGEPPHSVYTYAVGGDYFPAMRIPVLDGRALLSSDVGAATRVCVVDEDFARRYWPAGGALGQRLFLGASAGNRDDAYAIVGVVGAVKQASLSEAPGSDAVYYPYSNRFDRAIYIVARTTSAPDTLIPDLRRVIREIDPELPVNNAQSMRARLDTSLAGQRSPAMAGALFSAVALLLTLLGTYGVLSYAVTQRRREVGLRLALGASPEQVRGQFLRMGLRLLAWGLAVGLVGSWTAVRAIQATLPGVPHAPAGAVLTAAAVLTMVCLAACLAPARRAGRIAPMEALARDA, encoded by the coding sequence GTGATCTTCTCCTGCCTGATCCTGCTCTTTCCGCGCGCCTTCCGCGACGCCTTCGGCGCTGAGATGCGGCAGGTGTTCGAGGCGCAGCTCGCGGCCGCGCGGGCGCGCGGCGGACGGCCGGCGGCGTGGGCGCTGATGGCGAGGACGGCGCCGCGGATGGCGGCGGCCGCCTGGTGCGAATCACGCGACTCGCGCGCCGGTCGGCGCGGACCGCTCGTGCAGTGGACCGATCTCCGCTACACCGTGCGCCGTCTCGCCGCGGCGCCCGGCTTCACGGTCGCCGTCGTTGGCACCCTCGGCCTCTGCATCGGCGCCAATCTGACGATTTTCTCGGTGGTCCACGCCGTGCTCCTGCGGCCGCTCCCGTTCCCGGAACCCGATCGTCTGGTGACGATCTACAACACCTATCCGCGCGCCAACGTGCCGGACGACGGGGCGACGGTCGCGAACTACTACGAACGGCGCGGACGCATTCCGGCGCTGCGCGGCGTATCGCTCTATCGAAACGATGCGGCGATCGTCGGCGACACCGGTCGCACCGAGCGCGAGTTCGTGATGCGCGTGTCGCCAGACTTCTTCGCGACGCTGGGCGTGCGCCTGCTGCTCGGACGGCCGTTCGGTGATGACGAGACCCTCTTCGGCAACGACCGTGTCGTGATCCTGAGCGAGCCCTACTGGCGTCAGCGCTACGCGGCCGACCCTGCCGTCGTTGGACGAGCGATTCGGATCGACGGCGTTCCGTTCATGGTGGTCGGCGTCCTGCCGCCCGACTTCGGGTTCCTGTCGTCGGCGGCCCGCCTCTTCCTGCCGCTGTCGTCGGGCGTCGACGACCGCTCGTCGGCCCGCCGCCACTGGGGCAGTTCGTCGAGCATGGTGGCGCGGCTCGCGCCGGGCGTGTCGCTGAACGAGGCGCAGTCGCAAGTCGACGCGCGAGACGCGGTCATGGAGCGTCAGAATCCGCAAGCCGCCAGGATGGCCGATGCGGGCTATCGCTCGCTGGTCGTGCCGATGCACGCCCGGCACGTCGCCTCGGCGCGTTCCGCCCTCCTGCTGCTGCAGGCTGGGGCAGGCACACTGCTGCTCATCGGGCTGGTCAACGTCGGCAATCTGTTCCTCGTCAGGGCAGGCAGCCGGGCGCGCGAGCTGGCCGTTCGCCGCGCGATCGGTGCGCGCGCATCACATATCGTCGCTGCGGTGCTGGCCGAAACCCTCGTGCTGAGCGCCGCCGGGGCAGCCGTCGGACTTCTCGTAGCGTCTGGCGGTGTCTCGCTGTTCGGACGACTGGGCGCCAGCCGGCTTCCACTGGGCAGCCGCATCGGGCTCGACGCGACGGCGGTGCTGGTCGCGATGGCCGCGGCCGTGGCCATCGCGCTGGTGCTCGGCACGGCGATGGCCCTGCATCATCTGCGCGGCGACGCGCGCCTCGTCCCTCGCTTCGACACGCGAGGCGGGACCGCCGGACCTCGCGCGCGGCGCACGCGCCACGCCATTCTCGTCGCCCAGATCGCGCTCTCGCTGGTGCTCCTGTCGAGCGCGGTGATCGTCGCCTCGAACGTCCGTTCGCTCGAGCGCGTCTCGCCGGGCTTCTCGCCCGATCAGCTGCTCACCGCCCAGGTGTCGCTGCCGTATGCGCGCTATCGGACGAGCGCGTCGCTCGAGTCCTTCCTGGATCGCCTTCACACCAACCTCGCGCGCGTGCCCGGCATCGTCAACGCCGGCATCGCCACGAACATTCCGCTCAGCGGCAGTGCGATCAAGAGCGCCGCGACGATCAACGGACGTTCAGTTCAGCATGGCGAGCCCCCGCACAGCGTCTACACGTACGCCGTGGGCGGCGACTACTTTCCCGCCATGCGCATTCCCGTCCTCGACGGGCGCGCGCTGCTGTCCTCGGACGTCGGCGCCGCCACGCGCGTCTGCGTGGTCGACGAGGATTTCGCGCGGCGCTACTGGCCGGCCGGAGGAGCGCTTGGGCAGCGGCTCTTTCTGGGCGCGTCGGCCGGCAACCGCGACGACGCCTACGCGATCGTCGGTGTCGTCGGGGCCGTGAAACAGGCATCGCTGTCGGAAGCGCCGGGATCCGACGCCGTCTACTACCCGTACAGCAACCGGTTCGATCGGGCGATCTATATCGTGGCCCGGACCACATCGGCTCCGGACACGCTCATTCCGGATCTGCGCCGCGTGATCCGCGAGATCGATCCAGAACTGCCGGTGAACAACGCTCAATCGATGCGCGCGCGGCTGGATACCAGCCTCGCTGGGCAGCGCTCGCCGGCGATGGCGGGCGCGCTGTTCTCCGCCGTCGCGCTGTTGCTGACGCTTCTCGGCACCTACGGCGTCCTGAGCTACGCCGTCACGCAGCGGCGGCGGGAGGTCGGTCTGCGGCTCGCGCTCGGCGCCAGCCCGGAGCAGGTGCGCGGCCAGTTCCTGCGGATGGGGCTGCGCCTGCTGGCGTGGGGACTCGCCGTCGGACTCGTGGGGTCGTGGACCGCCGTCCGGGCGATCCAGGCCACGCTGCCGGGCGTACCACACGCGCCTGCCGGCGCCGTCCTGACGGCCGCGGCGGTCCTGACCATGGTCTGCCTGGCCGCCTGCCTGGCCCCCGCGCGCCGTGCCGGCCGGATTGCGCCGATGGAAGCGCTGGCGCGCGATGCCTGA
- a CDS encoding DEAD/DEAH box helicase, translating to MPSNALPAVWGDKDQLLQQALVRLQTSVRPGGPDEADPIVTTSRRLPAVAASYAPFPEETDPRLRAALAARGIDQLYTHQAEAFAHVLAGRSVVTITPTASGKTLCYNAPVLDAILKDPTTRALYLFPTKALAQDQLAELHALAELVMHAGRESSGPQTPEIAVFTYDGDTPSDARRAIRGKAHVVLSNPDMLHSGILPHHPRWAKLFENLKFVVIDELHAYRGVFGSHLANIVRRLQRICRHYGSDPVFICSSATIANPRELAEGLTARACELVERSGAPRGEKFFLFVNPPVVNAQLGIRRSYLAEARRVALEFLKNKLQLILFAQSRLATEILTTYLKDAYQGPPGASDVIRGYRGGYLPNRRREIERGLRDGNVRAVVSTNALELGIDIGALDVSVMAGYPGTIAATWQRAGRAGRRSTRSAAVLVASSAPIDQFIVRHPAYFFDASPEHALINPDNLHILLDHVKCGAFELPFAVDETFGRENVQDVLAVLAEEGFVHAADGQWNWTHESYPADAVSLRSVSSDNFVVVDTTQGERVIAETDFTSGPAMLHEKAIYLLEGQLFQVERLDFDGRKAYVRAVDCDYYTDAITYTKVTILDTFAGRGSRDLGLEKGMETADSSVSCETSDLQPATRSHGEVHVVSRVVGFKKIKFYTNENVGSGELDLPEQQMHTTSYWLTIPAAVMQALPYATDDRRDGVIGLSFAMRHVAQLLLMGDRGDVGVSIDGGSLERVTRTGGRGGVPDALQAEPNIFIYDNYPGGIGFSRPLYDMHGALLDRTRQLVGTCPCESGCPSCVGPEGNTGPHAKAVALEIIDRLTSGETEVVPF from the coding sequence ATGCCGTCGAACGCACTGCCCGCTGTTTGGGGTGACAAGGACCAGCTCCTGCAGCAGGCGCTGGTCCGGCTCCAGACGTCTGTCCGGCCCGGCGGGCCCGACGAAGCGGACCCGATCGTCACGACCAGCCGGCGGCTGCCGGCGGTTGCGGCCAGTTACGCCCCGTTCCCGGAGGAGACCGATCCTCGCCTGCGGGCCGCGCTGGCGGCGCGCGGCATCGACCAGCTGTATACGCACCAGGCCGAGGCGTTCGCGCACGTGCTCGCCGGCCGCAGCGTCGTTACGATCACGCCCACGGCCTCGGGCAAGACGCTCTGCTACAACGCGCCGGTGCTCGACGCGATCCTGAAGGATCCGACGACGCGCGCGCTGTATCTGTTTCCGACGAAGGCGCTGGCGCAGGATCAGCTCGCCGAACTGCACGCGCTCGCCGAGCTGGTCATGCATGCCGGGCGTGAAAGCTCCGGTCCGCAGACGCCAGAGATCGCCGTCTTCACCTACGACGGCGACACGCCGTCGGACGCCCGGCGCGCGATCCGCGGCAAGGCGCATGTCGTGTTGAGCAACCCCGACATGCTGCACTCGGGGATCCTGCCGCACCATCCACGCTGGGCGAAGCTGTTCGAGAACCTCAAGTTCGTGGTGATCGACGAGCTGCACGCGTATCGCGGCGTCTTCGGCAGCCACCTCGCGAACATCGTGCGGCGGCTGCAGCGCATCTGCCGGCACTATGGATCCGATCCGGTGTTCATCTGCTCATCGGCGACGATCGCCAACCCGCGCGAGCTGGCCGAAGGGCTGACCGCCCGCGCCTGCGAGCTGGTCGAGAGGAGCGGCGCGCCGCGCGGCGAGAAGTTCTTCCTGTTCGTGAATCCGCCGGTCGTCAACGCTCAGCTCGGCATCCGCCGGTCGTACCTGGCGGAAGCGCGCCGCGTCGCGCTCGAGTTCCTGAAGAACAAGTTGCAGCTGATCCTGTTCGCGCAGAGCCGGCTGGCGACCGAGATCCTGACGACCTATCTCAAGGACGCGTATCAGGGTCCGCCCGGCGCGTCGGACGTGATCCGCGGCTATCGCGGCGGCTATCTGCCGAACCGGCGGCGCGAAATCGAGCGCGGCCTGCGCGACGGCAACGTCCGCGCCGTCGTCTCGACCAACGCCCTCGAGCTGGGGATTGACATCGGCGCGCTCGACGTCTCGGTGATGGCGGGCTATCCCGGGACGATTGCCGCCACCTGGCAGCGCGCCGGCCGCGCCGGCCGGCGATCGACGCGCTCGGCCGCCGTGCTCGTTGCGAGCAGCGCGCCGATCGATCAGTTCATCGTCCGCCACCCTGCCTATTTTTTCGACGCGTCGCCCGAGCACGCGCTGATCAACCCAGACAACCTGCACATCCTGCTCGACCACGTGAAGTGCGGCGCGTTCGAGCTGCCGTTCGCGGTCGATGAGACCTTCGGTCGCGAAAACGTGCAGGACGTGCTGGCCGTGCTCGCCGAGGAAGGATTCGTGCACGCAGCCGACGGGCAGTGGAACTGGACGCACGAGTCCTATCCGGCCGATGCCGTCAGCCTGCGCTCGGTGTCTTCGGACAATTTTGTGGTGGTCGACACGACGCAGGGCGAGCGTGTCATCGCCGAAACCGACTTCACCAGCGGCCCGGCCATGCTGCACGAGAAGGCGATCTACCTGCTCGAGGGCCAGCTGTTCCAGGTCGAGCGGCTCGACTTCGACGGCCGCAAGGCGTACGTCCGCGCGGTCGACTGCGATTACTACACCGACGCGATCACGTATACGAAGGTCACGATTCTGGACACCTTCGCGGGTCGCGGCTCGCGGGACCTAGGACTCGAGAAGGGGATGGAGACGGCCGACAGCTCGGTGTCGTGCGAGACCAGCGACCTGCAACCAGCGACCCGCTCTCATGGCGAAGTCCACGTCGTGTCGCGCGTCGTCGGGTTCAAGAAGATCAAGTTCTACACCAACGAGAACGTCGGTTCCGGCGAGCTGGATCTGCCGGAGCAGCAGATGCACACGACTTCGTACTGGCTGACGATCCCGGCGGCGGTCATGCAGGCGCTGCCCTATGCCACCGACGACCGGCGGGACGGAGTGATCGGGCTGTCGTTCGCGATGCGGCACGTCGCGCAGCTGCTCCTGATGGGCGATCGCGGCGACGTCGGCGTCTCGATCGACGGCGGCTCGCTGGAGCGGGTCACCCGCACCGGCGGCCGCGGCGGCGTGCCCGATGCGCTGCAGGCCGAGCCGAACATCTTCATCTACGACAACTATCCCGGCGGCATCGGTTTCAGCCGCCCGCTGTACGACATGCACGGCGCCCTGCTCGATCGCACGCGACAGTTGGTTGGGACCTGTCCTTGCGAGTCGGGATGCCCGTCGTGCGTCGGCCCGGAGGGCAACACCGGTCCCCACGCCAAAGCCGTGGCGCTGGAGATCATCGATCGGTTGACGTCGGGCGAGACGGAGGTCGTGCCGTTTTGA